The Branchiostoma floridae strain S238N-H82 chromosome 7, Bfl_VNyyK, whole genome shotgun sequence region GCTGAGATGACAATTTTAGGCGAGACACCTGCGACATAACATGAAACCATCTGGGTCCGAAATGCCAAAGTTCTTTTGTAGAATCAATCTTCCTGTGTGCACTTTTCAACCCATTCTTCTGCCTGTCTGCCCCTCGCTTCCTTGTTGTCACCCCGTTGACTTGATACAATGCTCTAGTCCTCATGGGTGTATTCAGTATCTACTTTTATATCAGCAACACAGAATTGATGCGCGCATTACTAAATTAAATAACTCTGGCGTGACTCATACGAAACAAACTGAGGGCTTGCCACGCGCGGTAATTTTGGCTCAGATAACAAAATGATGGTGGAATATAAGGAGATGTTAGAAGACGGTAGCGTAACGTCTACTCCTAAACGGTCGGCTAGCGGGAGTAACATCTCCACCCCGGTCCGGATGAGGGACCAGTCGGTGCCGGGGAGTGTAACCTCCACCCCGCGGAGGTACGGGGACATCTCCGTTGGTACAAGCAGGAGCGCGACGCCGAAGCGGCGGACCAGGAGCACGCTGGACGGGAGGGGGCTGAGGGATGCCCCGCCGCCCATCGTCGGGATACTCGGCTGTGGGGAGTTCGGACTGGCCTTGGCTAGGAAACTGCTGAAGTCTGGCTATCAGGTACTGTAGACTTATGGGTTAAAGCATTTACCCAAGACAACTGAATTTACTGTTTGGAAATACAtcggtgtgtttgtgtgtgtgtgtatgtgtgtgtgtctctgtgtgtgtgagagagagtgtgtgtgtgtgcgcgcgtgcgtgtgtgtgtgtgtgagagagagagagtgtgtgtgtgtgtgtgagcgcgcGCGCGTGTACATATGCGTGTATgtttgatgcgagcgtgcatcACGGTATGCACGCATACGTGTGTGTTTGGcccaaccaaggaggttgaaaaggtgGTTAACCCCCATTTAATAGCCCAACAGTGTTGTACGGTATGTCCATAATATCATAATAACTTAACGTGTAGGTGATAATAAAATACACACCCTTTCatttgtctatttcctattcGCAGGTAGTGTTGGGAACACGTGACCCAGAGGCGATGAAGAACCTGGTTCCGTTGGGCGTGACGCTCACCACGCGGTACGAAGCGGTACTGCAGGCGGAGGTGGTGTTCCTGGCGGTCCGGAGGGACCACTACGATCAGCTGGTGTTTCTGACGGACGCCATGAGCGGGAAAATACTGGTGGACGTCAGCATCACCAGCAGGTTCAACGACGGTGAGGCGAAGTTTCACTAATCCAGCAATTTCTTTGTCAAAGACATCTAAACGTCAGCAGggcgttcagtgtaatataaccagctgctgccacgccgcgtgcctgcgaagctggtgtgttacgtcgaagggcggttataccggctataaagatacagatacaaatacagatacagataaacgACTAACATTTCCATGGTCACCCTCTAAAGGATGTTTGATAGAGCGGTTGGAGTGGGACAGAGCTCGGTCAAAATATGATTCGTCAGCATAGAGTGGGAGGCACTGGGAAAATCCACCGGCTGTGATGGTTTGGTATGGCTGTTTTGTGTCTGGTACTCAGTTCATCTACCAGGACTAGATAGAAAACTTAGAGTAATTTGTATGTAAGCTAGCTGCATATTAGAGTGGTCTTTCCTTGATTACGGAAGCATattttaactagaaaggccgacatttgcttaagagcaaatacagcatatttcagccataccccttcccacgcaacattggactgttccaaatcacccctgcgcaaaaatggaacatccccttaacagtacattatcccccaaagtggactggtattgtgaattgactccaggtaaaaacagagcttgcttctatttttcagaaaatgacaataatcacaccttccattcagaaaattttcatcatgactgaaaattgttgaatgacttcatgtaatgtcattaacaattttcagtacgataactaggtgtaagtttaaaaaagtataagctccttgtgatgtgggtacatttattattgcaatgaactttttttattcaagtagggcatacgatttaataattatcaagcaggtgcaggtactgtaggagcgtttgttttcttcaagctgtaaaactgttaaactgttttactttgtatgcaatcaaccatcgagcctattcttattttagtttaacaacttcctgccagacccggaagatacgattgaactttgttcgaggatttattttcgtctgtctggtcagtctgttcataccctggcgctgagagtgttttattgggctgaaactctggcagtttaaagttacttacaatttaaatgttcaaagtttatgccaaacaacaacagcactaggaaatgtggccactatagacaggtggtcactatagagaaaatgctgatctattgactaggagccatacgttacacatgatttcagtacactgatcattaatcatataaacattgcacaggtaagccaattgtttagatgtacaattaagttcaaataattctgaagagaaatattgatgagaaaataatcattctcgccactgtctaacttataattacgtatcaaaactaaacgcagattttctaactaacgcacctttcgccgacttcatcataggaccgccggctatcaatcaaacacggctgttgattagacttagagtttcaaacagtcatgtgctgtgtgccagttgacagcgaacttcatgctacgtgatgttttacattgcttggaccttctttcctacagcggtgcttctacaaaatatttagactgtaacactgagttttatagaatagaatttgacgcagaacagcgttttttgctgggtatttttttttaaacatgtccgtgggaatatcagcgaggcggcgacgtagggatatcagaccgtcaacaaaagtcgcacggcggctaacggcgcagcgaagatactagcgctataaataagcgcttcaactaaggatggcaacccgtacaatatttttgtatactgttgagctaagtaaagtttgttgtttatgaggttttagttgtctttgaagctttgacccgaaatattttaaagtcaaactgctgaagagaagtaagtgactgctacgattatcgtagatatggccctaaaaaaactgataaaagaagccttctcaatagcctaaaatgcaagagcttccgggggggcttcgcccacctgggtcccccccacagtggccctgcccctggaccccgccagggacattcggcggcccccggacccctgtccgacgctttgaaaaaatcctggcgagaagtctgtacggcctgagtcttcaagttaacgtattgtgtggtcccgcttatgaatattaattagccttcgctttcctcttcgctgattggctgaaccattaattgaattaactcttcctgccggctagacgcaggtgcagatgtcggctctgtggggtgaacgtccgaaaggtcacggcatggagaacgaaagaaaaccaatttcccctaaaaaagtgctgtaattaagccttttacagtactttatgccaaaaattttacttggatcattttaccaactatattatgcctatctataccaaatgttactcataccagggtacaggggtgaaaaatataccgttataagaccgtcaacaacagtcgcacggagctaacagcgcagcgaaaataccatcgctagcgtttcaacttcggataacaagttataagtactgttgaactcagtaacgttaaagtttgtttttagttgcctttgacggtttgacctgaaacagtgttacgctaaactcctgaagagaagttaagtgactgctgcgattatcatagatatgcccctaagaactgatacaatataaagccttctgaatagtctaaaatgcgagagccttaggcgggctttgctccccctggcgggaacactgctatatacgggatcatgaggccccgcttatgaatatcaattagcctttggcctcctcttcgctgattggctaggtctttgattcaattaactctccgcctgacgcgcacaggtgtggctctgtgcggggtcacggaaggtcacgtcaggaggccaaaagaaaacaaatttcccctcagaaaagtgccaaaattaatcattttaaagttgtttatgtcaaaaattttacttgaatcttgttaccaagtatctaatgcctatctataccaaatttcaggtcatttaattgtaataccagggtacaggagccaaaagtgtccttttttggtcaaaaattggccaaaaatcgcaaaaataagcattttgttgcactgtacaccaaaagtgttattgaatttatatgaagggattatcaaggcacatctgtgtcaaatttcagctcattcggttgcaataccaaggtacaggagccaaaagtgtccttttttggtcaaaaattggtcaaaaaatcgcaaaaataagcattttgttgtactgtacaccaaaagtgttcttaaatttatatgggggcattatcaaggcacatctctgtcaaatttcagctcatttggttgtaataccagggtacaggggccaaaagtgtccttttttggtcaaaaattggtcaaaaaatcgcaaaaataagcattttgctgtactgtacaccaaaactgatattgaatctatatgggggacttatcaaggcacatctgtgccaaatttcagctcattcggttataataccagggtacagggggcccaaatatacagttttggtcttaagatgaccaaaaaaccttaataaaatcatttaagagacagatatggaaaaaatgaaaaaaacgcccgagggtattggcctactctacccttgtgccaaatttcaagtcattcggttgaggaacaacggagataccgtgttctgaagatttgacaggagaaagaaacattacgaatacaatatatttcaccatacctatggtatggctgaaatataaagacACATTCCGTAAAAAAACCTTTGTCTACGACCCGAATATCTACAGGGTACCTGTGGAAGATACAGAGATGTATACATCTAACTCAGTTTTTAAGTACAACAAACTAACCTAGCATCTTGACTGTCTGAAGGTTTGCGCTCCAACGCGGAGTATCTGCAGTGGCGGCTGTTCCCGTCCTGCAGGGTTGTGAAGGGGTTTAACGTCATCCCGGCCGCCGCGCTGGACGCAGAACTCATGGACGGGCCCAAACAGGTACGGGCGGACTGGCCGAGAACTAGGAGATCTCCGCCGCTCGGGGTTTTAGGAGGTTGGAGCTAACCCCGAACGAATAAAACTTTTACCATGCGCCATAGTTGACCTGGGCGGGGGCGATTTCCCACAAGAGCACCCGTCCAACCCACGATAGGCTGGATGGCAGGTTAGCAGAGACTGCACGTACATCATGACTCTCTTCTCCCCTTTCCATTTTCATCCGCTCAATTGTAGCATTGCAACTTGAATAAAACGCCCCTGTAGTGCTAAGACAAGCTGGTAGGTGATCCAAATCTATGAGACACATTCCCGACCCTAAACGTTATCTGCCACCCAaacatcaagaccatagcatattaAGAACAGAAGCTATTGGGaaaaagcagatgttaggctgcagtaccaaggaaaaccGCTAGAAGTCCTAAAATCGACCCGTATCTTCATAAGCATGTTTGCAAGACCTTAACATAGATATGTTCTGAAGGCAGTACATATCCATATACTTAAACAGATATGTTTAATCTGCATACTCCTCTTTATCTTACTACATATGCAGGTGTACCTCTGTGGCGATGACCACCACGCCAAAGCCACAGTCACCCACATCGTTTACGACCTCGGGTTCATTCCCGTGGACCTCGGCGCGCTGAAGTCGGCGGGGCACATCGAGACCATCCCCGCTCGCTTCCTGCCCTACTGGGGCCTGCCCGTCAGCGTCGGGATCTGGCTCTTCATCGTCATGTTTCTCTACGTCATGATTCAGGTGGGAGACATTCTCGGCGTGTTGTACAGATTCAattgactggaaactacttcgcAACGGGTAGAAACGATTGCACTGTTTAGTGTTTGTGTTGTATTATATCATAGGATGTTGTACTACAGTATATGTTATGACAGGGCAGCATTCTtcggttgcttgagtaactgctttttggcgactTTTATATTGCGTTCCCGGCGGTCCCCGGTTTGAAAAAGGTGATACTTGCATTAAGTTAAATTGTAAAGGTTCTTCAGTCACATAGATACATTTACCATTCGGATATTTCTTGTTTCTCCAGGACATCATCCGCCCTTCAGTCTCGGACGGGTCGAATGAGCTGTCCCGTCTCCCCCTGTTCCTGGTCAACCGCGTCTTGGCCTTCGTGGCGGGAACCTTGCTGTCCGCGGCGTTCTTCCCCGACATCTTCATCCGGCTGGTGCGCATCTTCAAGGGGTACGGGTACCGCGACTTCCCGGTGTGGCTCGGGGAGTGGCGGAAGGCTCGGCGGCACATTTGTTTGGTGGGGGTGATCGTGGGAGCCGTGCACGCCATCATGTCCCTCACCATCCTCAGCCCCACCTACTACCCCGAGCTGTACGAGAAGACGTCCAACCGCGGGATCCCGGCCCTAGGTAGGAAGATATAGGGATTaatttagcctctaccaggctggGGAGGAAGTGTTTtaggactggtctattttacctttttacatgtggtgcactggaagagttcAGTCTTGCATGTTAAGATATTTTAGGATTCTTTTTTTGGGACTAACTGTGTCattttttaagcagaagtgttccatttttgcacatgggcgattttggaacagtctattgttggaGAGAagtggctgaaatatgctgtatttgctctcaatcaaatgtcggcctttctagttactcTTGTTTTTAGCTTTTATCAGTTGATTACAACAGATTATGAGGACGTCGACAATCCTTGTGTGGGAGGAGTGTAAggtagatgatatttggtgtatCTCAGGATTTGCCGTTTACATGATGAAGGAGTAAAGGATGTGGCTTTTCCAGTCTTCTTCCATCTACGTAAAGGTTGAAAAGGGTGACGTTTCCATTGTGTTCTGttgcaaagaaaacacaccgagTTTCATCCCAAACGTGCATAATCAGCCCAGAAGTGAATAATGAGGCCCTCTCACTCATTTTCACCCAGTCATTAGGGGtaaggacccccccccccccaaggtcCGTTTAATCCCATCCAGGATCTAATAGTGTACACTACAGCGTAAATATTGTTGTCTTTCTCTTCCTCGCAGGTAAGATGATGTGGTCGGGGGAGGCGTTTGCGTCCATGGGCGCGGTGTGCCTGTCGGCCCTGCTCATCCTAGGTATCGCCAACATGCCGTCGGGGAAGGACAAGCTGAACTGGCGGGAGACGACCTTCCTGTGGTCCAACCTCGGCACGGTCGCGCTGTTCACCGCCACGTTCCACGTGGTGTTCCTGGGGATACAGGTGTACCCGAACGGATCTCTTTACAGGTGAGACCGATACAGCTGCAGGACTACCCAACGCTACAAGTGAGACCGATATAGGTGTGTCCGAACGGATCTCACTACAGGTGAGACCTATATACGTAGGTGTACATTAACAGGTCACTCTACAGGTGCACCAGAACGGGTCTCTCTACAAGTGAGGCCGATACAGGTGTACCCAAACGGATCTCTCTACAGGTGAGGCCGATACAGGTGTGCCCGAACGGGTCTCTCTTCAAAGGTGAGACCGATATGGGTGTGCCCGATGGGTCTCtctacagatacaggtacaggtgtacagGTGTACCCGAACGGGTCTCTCTACAGGTGAGGCCGATACAGGTGTGCACGAACGGGTCTCTCTACAGGTGAGCCGATACAGGTGTGCCCTAACGGGTCTCTCTTCAGGTGAGGCCGATACAGGTGTGCCCTAATGGGTCTCTCTACAGGTGAGGCCGATACAGGTGTGCCCTAACGGGTCCCTCTACAGGTGAGGCCGATACAGGTGTGCCCTAACGGGTCCCTCTACAGGTGAGACTGATGCAGGTGTGCCCGAACGGGTCACTCTACAGGTGAGACCGGTGCAGGTGTGCCCGAACGGATCTCTCTACAGGTGAGGCTGTTACAGGTGTGCCCGAACGGATCTCTCTACAGGTGAGGCTGATACAGGTGTGCCCGAACGGATCTCTCTACAGGTGAGGCTGATACAGGTGTGCCCGAACGGATCTCTCTACAGGTGAGGCTGATACAGGTGTGCCCGAATGGGTCTCTCTACAGGTGAGGCTGTTAAAGGTGTGCCCGAACGGATCTCTCTACAGGTGAGGTCGATACAGTTGTAAATGAGGTCGTTATAGGTATACTCAAACGAGTCTCTCAACAGGTCACAGGTGTACCCTAAGGGGTATACGATTTCGGTAGTAGAGTTCCTTTTATACATAGAGATTCTACCAACCTCCTGTAATTTTGTTGCACTCCTCCAGCCTGTTCACCCTGCCGGTGTCGCTGATCTCGCTGTTCCCCCTGGCGGCTGCAGTACTACTGAAGTGCGTGACGTTGATCCCGTACCTACAGAAGCACGTCATCAGCATCCGGGACAGACTG contains the following coding sequences:
- the LOC118419405 gene encoding metalloreductase STEAP3-like, producing MMVEYKEMLEDGSVTSTPKRSASGSNISTPVRMRDQSVPGSVTSTPRRYGDISVGTSRSATPKRRTRSTLDGRGLRDAPPPIVGILGCGEFGLALARKLLKSGYQVVLGTRDPEAMKNLVPLGVTLTTRYEAVLQAEVVFLAVRRDHYDQLVFLTDAMSGKILVDVSITSRFNDGLRSNAEYLQWRLFPSCRVVKGFNVIPAAALDAELMDGPKQVYLCGDDHHAKATVTHIVYDLGFIPVDLGALKSAGHIETIPARFLPYWGLPVSVGIWLFIVMFLYVMIQDIIRPSVSDGSNELSRLPLFLVNRVLAFVAGTLLSAAFFPDIFIRLVRIFKGYGYRDFPVWLGEWRKARRHICLVGVIVGAVHAIMSLTILSPTYYPELYEKTSNRGIPALGKMMWSGEAFASMGAVCLSALLILGIANMPSGKDKLNWRETTFLWSNLGTVALFTATFHVVFLGIQVYPNGSLYSLFTLPVSLISLFPLAAAVLLKCVTLIPYLQKHVISIRDRLQGRKRLDDGDELVECVVVNL